The Vicia villosa cultivar HV-30 ecotype Madison, WI linkage group LG1, Vvil1.0, whole genome shotgun sequence genome includes a region encoding these proteins:
- the LOC131613829 gene encoding inactive protein RESTRICTED TEV MOVEMENT 2-like: MDQIQKTQSAPERVYKDFEPYFEWIKDEVSYTLILMLPGFTKEQLRVQVTSKGVLRINGERQGIENIWHRFRKVFPIPQYCDTNDVDAKFEHGVLSIKFPKLITPDNKPQEQETITNPPQEEPSMARQNSDEAKAPTQAQVVDEPREMQKEDEKENNKIEEQVENDQNNVKTNHVSPETKEVVKTREVIDIRDHDGEYESSMHTIYVD; this comes from the exons atggatcaaattcaaaagacaCAATCAGCACCTGAACGTGTTTACAAAGATTTTGAACCTTATTTTGAATGGATTAAAGATGAAGTAAGTTACACTCTTATCCTAATGCTGCCAG GATTCACAAAGGAACAATTGAGAGTGCAAGTGACTTCAAAAGGTGTCCTAAGGATCAATGGTGAAAGGCAAGGGATTGAGAATATATGGCATCGTTTTCGTAAGGTATTTCCAATTCCTCAATATTGTGACACAAATGATGTCGATGCCAAGTTTGAACATGGAGTGTTGTCAATCAAGTTTCCAAAATTGATCACCCCGGATAATAAGCCTCAAGAACAAGAAACTATCACGAATCCACCACAAGAAGAACCTTCAATGGCACGTCAAAATAGTGATGAAGCTAAGGCGCCAACACAAGCACAAGTGGTTGATGAACCGCGAGAGATGCaaaaggaagatgaaaaagaaaataacaagataGAAGAACAAGTTGAGAATGATCAAAATAATGTGAAGACTAATCATGTGTCACCGGAGACTAAAGAAGTTGTTAAAACTCGCGAAGTAATTGACATCCGTGATCACGATGGCGAATATGAATCATCAATGCACACGATTTATGTGGATTGA
- the LOC131634089 gene encoding GDP-fucose transporter 1-like isoform X2, translating to MSSTTKPPHYATSGLVIGYALCSSLLAIINKYAITQFNYPGLLTALQYLTSSLGVYLLGKLGFLHHDPFNFQIAKKFFPAALVFYLAIFTNTNLLRHANVDTFIVFRSLTPLLVALADTAFRGQPSPSNLTFFSLVVILAGAVGYVSTDSGFTLTAYSWAFAYLVTITTEMVYIKHMVMSLGLNTWGFVLYNNVLSLMLAPFFWFLTGENFEVANAITASTGSLFETNAVLAVSLSCVFGLLISFFGFAARKAVSATAFTVTGVVNKFLTVAINVTIWDKHASPAGLVCLFFTIIGGVLYQQSVTGNGSQQREAVVVSKQADIESNLVGDGDLEDESEVKV from the exons ATGTCATCAACCACAAAGCCACCGCACTACGCCACAAGCGGCTTAGTAATCGGCTACGCTCTCTGCTCAAGCTTGCTAGCCATCATCAACAAATACGCCATCACCCAATTCAACTACCCGGGCCTCTTAACCGCGTTACAGTACCTCACTTCCTCTCTCGGTGTTTACCTTCTcggaaaactagggtttcttcATCACGATCCTTTCAATTTTCAGATTGCCAAGAAATTCTTCCCTGCCGCACTCGTTTTCTACCTCGCGATCTTCACCAACACCAATCTCCTACGTCACGCTAACGTTGATACCTTCATTGTTTTCAGATCTCTTACTCCTCTTCTCGTTGCTCTTGCTGATACGGCTTTTCGAGGTCAACCTTCGCCTTCGAATCTCACGTTTTTCTCGCTTGTGGTGATTCTCGCTGGTGCGGTTGGGTATGTTTCCACTGATTCGGGTTTTACTCTGACTGCTTATTCTTGGGCTTTTGCTTATTTGGTTACGATTACTACTGAGATGGTTTACATCAAGCATATGGTTATGAGTCTTGGGTTGAATACTTGGGGTTTTGTTCTTTATAACAATGTGTTATCTCTAATGCTTGCTCCTTTCTTTTGGTTTCTTACTGGAGAGAATTTTGAGGTTGCGAATGCGATTACTGCCAGTACTGGGAGTTTGTTTGAGACGAATGCGGTTCTTGCGGTTTCGTTGTCTTGTGTGTTTGGTTTGCTTATTAGTTTCTTTGGATTTGCGGCGAGGAAAGCGGTTTCGGCGACTGCTTTTACGGTTACTGGGGTTGTGAATAAGTTTCTGACGGTGGCGATTAATGTGACGATATGGGATAAGCATGCTAGTCCGGCGGgtttggtttgtttgttttttactaTAATTGGGGGAGTTCTTTATCAGCAATCGGTGACTGGGAATGGTTCGCAGCAACGGGAGGCTGTGGTGGTGAGTAAGCAAGCTGATATTGAGAGTAATCTTGTTGGTGATGGTGATTTGGAAGATGAGAGTGAAGTAAAGG TTTGA
- the LOC131634089 gene encoding GDP-fucose transporter 1-like isoform X1 gives MSSTTKPPHYATSGLVIGYALCSSLLAIINKYAITQFNYPGLLTALQYLTSSLGVYLLGKLGFLHHDPFNFQIAKKFFPAALVFYLAIFTNTNLLRHANVDTFIVFRSLTPLLVALADTAFRGQPSPSNLTFFSLVVILAGAVGYVSTDSGFTLTAYSWAFAYLVTITTEMVYIKHMVMSLGLNTWGFVLYNNVLSLMLAPFFWFLTGENFEVANAITASTGSLFETNAVLAVSLSCVFGLLISFFGFAARKAVSATAFTVTGVVNKFLTVAINVTIWDKHASPAGLVCLFFTIIGGVLYQQSVTGNGSQQREAVVVSKQADIESNLVGDGDLEDESEVKGIR, from the exons ATGTCATCAACCACAAAGCCACCGCACTACGCCACAAGCGGCTTAGTAATCGGCTACGCTCTCTGCTCAAGCTTGCTAGCCATCATCAACAAATACGCCATCACCCAATTCAACTACCCGGGCCTCTTAACCGCGTTACAGTACCTCACTTCCTCTCTCGGTGTTTACCTTCTcggaaaactagggtttcttcATCACGATCCTTTCAATTTTCAGATTGCCAAGAAATTCTTCCCTGCCGCACTCGTTTTCTACCTCGCGATCTTCACCAACACCAATCTCCTACGTCACGCTAACGTTGATACCTTCATTGTTTTCAGATCTCTTACTCCTCTTCTCGTTGCTCTTGCTGATACGGCTTTTCGAGGTCAACCTTCGCCTTCGAATCTCACGTTTTTCTCGCTTGTGGTGATTCTCGCTGGTGCGGTTGGGTATGTTTCCACTGATTCGGGTTTTACTCTGACTGCTTATTCTTGGGCTTTTGCTTATTTGGTTACGATTACTACTGAGATGGTTTACATCAAGCATATGGTTATGAGTCTTGGGTTGAATACTTGGGGTTTTGTTCTTTATAACAATGTGTTATCTCTAATGCTTGCTCCTTTCTTTTGGTTTCTTACTGGAGAGAATTTTGAGGTTGCGAATGCGATTACTGCCAGTACTGGGAGTTTGTTTGAGACGAATGCGGTTCTTGCGGTTTCGTTGTCTTGTGTGTTTGGTTTGCTTATTAGTTTCTTTGGATTTGCGGCGAGGAAAGCGGTTTCGGCGACTGCTTTTACGGTTACTGGGGTTGTGAATAAGTTTCTGACGGTGGCGATTAATGTGACGATATGGGATAAGCATGCTAGTCCGGCGGgtttggtttgtttgttttttactaTAATTGGGGGAGTTCTTTATCAGCAATCGGTGACTGGGAATGGTTCGCAGCAACGGGAGGCTGTGGTGGTGAGTAAGCAAGCTGATATTGAGAGTAATCTTGTTGGTGATGGTGATTTGGAAGATGAGAGTGAAGTAAAGG GTATAAGATAA